In Cicer arietinum cultivar CDC Frontier isolate Library 1 chromosome 1, Cicar.CDCFrontier_v2.0, whole genome shotgun sequence, one DNA window encodes the following:
- the LOC101500791 gene encoding TMV resistance protein N-like isoform X2: protein MDKGIHTFIDDNDLERGDEITASLIKAIENSRIFVPVFSMNYASSSFCLDELVHIINCFKEKSRLVLPIFYGVDPTHVRYQTGSYGEELTKHEEWLQDDKERLKQWKLALNQAANLSGFHFSPGQRYEYKFIGEIVEYISKKIHRDPLHVANYPVGLHSRLQQVILLLDKESHEKVHMVGLYGAGGMGKSTLAKAIYNFVADQFDGLCFLDNVRENSTPNNLKHLQEELLLKTIGLDIKLGSVSYGIPIIKERLQRKKILLILDDVDKLEQLQALAGELDWFGHGSRVIITTRDKHLLTNHEIKSTYEVDGLNEKDALELLRWMAFKNNTIHPSYEDILNRVVTYASGLPLALEVVGSNLYRKDIQEWISLLDEYERIPNRDIQEILLVSFNNLSEYQQNVFLDIACCFKGYSLKEVENILSAHYGFCMKYQIGVLIDKSLIKIHEFKYVTLHNLIEMMGKEIVRKESVIEPGEHSRLWFYNDIVHVLSENTGSNRINIIHLDCPSIEVVIDLNGKALEKMKNLKTLIIKRGCFFKGSMHFPLNLRVFKWQTYHSECIPSNLFNKIFTNMKILKFDNCKYLTDIPDVSSLSNLEIFSFKYCENLITIHNSIGFLNKLKFLNAKGCDKIMSFPPLKLTSLKKLRINGCESLQNFPEILDKMEYIETISIDGTSIEGFPASFENLTGLVDVSILGKGFFTLPSTICEIPNLSTIWYRSKQTLLLRENGKMSSSVSSNVTDVNLQNSNISDECLPILLKWFANVKELNLSKNNFKILPKCLKECRLLQKLELNDCKSLEEIRGTPPNLKYFSALQCESLKPSTKSMLLNQQVHEAGETAFHFPSVGNEMIPKWFEHQSKGGISFWFRNRIPSIAIFFSTKKEYECISNYSIRLDVRLFVNDYEWIQPLPYLPPSSSFWTDGKILVNHTNVLELKLLKRINYVRFHYQIEEKRKLISKLNEAFIKNEWIQMKLELRVSGYLDVYEWISLTKFGIHVLKEKNNMEDIKFSNPNRKRKLDEYLNTSLSLLHPLLKKHKFVEMEVFEKELIEQPQHSLASLLGRLQIWVVSFLPLNILSVCLFCLLYHFILDDYVSCFIFLIFFTISYYFSFT from the exons ATGGACAAGGGAATTCACACCTTCATTGATGACAATGATCTTGAGAGAGGAGATGAAATCACAGCATCACTTATCAAGGCTATTGAAAATTCTAGAATTTTCGTTCCAGTGTTTTCTATGAATTATGCTTCTTCTTCATTTTGTTTGGATGAACTTGTTCACATCATTAACTGCTTTAAGGAAAAGAGTCGTTTAGTTTTGCCTATTTTCTATGGCGTGGATCCAACTCACGTGCGATATCAGACTGGTAGTTACGGCGAAGAACTAACTAAGCATGAAGAATGGTTACAAGACGACAAGGAAAGGTTAAAGCAATGGAAGTTGGCTCTTAATCAAGCAGCTAATTTGTCTGGCTTCCATTTTAGTCCTGG GCAAAGATATGAATACAAATTTATTGGGGAGATAGTAGAATACATCTCCAAAAAGATCCATCGCGATCCTTTACATGTTGCCAATTACCCTGTTGGATTACACTCTCGATTACAACAAGTTATATTGCTTCTCGATAAGGAATCTCATGAAAAGGTCCACATGGTTGGACTTTATGGTGCTGGTGGCATGGGCAAATCAACACTTGCTAAagcaatttataattttgttgctGATCAATTTGATGGTTTATGTTTTCTTGATAATGTGAGAGAGAATTCAACTCCAAATAACTTGAAACATCTCCAAGAAGAGCTCCTTTTAAAAACAATTGGATTGGATATAAAGTTGGGAAGTGTTAGTTATGGAATTCCAATCATAAAAGAAAGGCTTCAGAGAAAAAAGATTCTTTTGATTCTTGACGATGTTGACAAACTAGAGCAGTTGCAGGCTTTGGCTGGAGAACTTGATTGGTTCGGCCATGGCAGCCGGGTCATCATTACTACTCGAGACAAACACTTACTAACAAATCATGAGATAAAAAGCACATACGAAGTAGACGGATTAAATGAGAAAGACGCTCTTGAATTGTTGAGATGGatggcttttaaaaataataccatTCATCCAAGTTATGAAGATATTTTAAACCGTGTAGTAACTTATGCTTCTGGCCTTCCATTGGCTTTAGAAGTAGTGGGTTCCAATTTGTATAGAAAAGATATACAAGAATGGATATCTTTACTAGATGAGTATGAAAGGATTCCAAATAGAGATATCCAAGAGATACTTTTAGTAAGCTTTAATAATTTGAGTGAATATCAGCAGAATGTTTTTCTTGACATTGCATGTTGCTTCAAAGGCTATAGCTTGAAAGaggttgaaaatatattatctGCTCATTATGGTTTCTGCATGAAATATCAAATTGGAGTGTTGATTGATAAATCTCTCATTAAGATTCATGAGTTCAAATATGTGACATTACATAACTTGATTGAGATGATGGGAAAAGAAATTGTCCGAAAAGAATCGGTCATAGAGCCTGGAGAACACAGTAGGTTGTGGTTCTACAACGATATTGTTCATGTTTTATCAGAAAATACA GGATCCAATAGGATTAACATCATACATTTGGACTGCCCCTCAATTGAAGTTGTTATAGATTTGAATGGAAAGGCCttagagaagatgaaaaatCTCAAAACACTTATCATTAAGAGGGGTTGTTTTTTCAAAGGCTCAATGCATTTTCCACTTAATTTGAGAGTATTTAAATGGCAAACATATCATTCAGAGTGTATACCATCTAACTTATTTAACAAG atctttacaaatatgaaaattttaaaatttgacaattgTAAATACTTAACAGACATACCGGACGTCTCATCTCtttcaaatttagaaattttttcattcaaatattgtgaaaatttaattacaattcaCAATTCGATTGGATtcttaaataaacttaaattctTGAATGCTAAGGGTTGTGACAAGATCATGAGTTTTCCACCTTTGAAGTTGACTTCTCTTAAAAAACTACGAATTAATGGTTGTGAGAGTCTCCAGAATTTTCCAGAAATATTGGACAAGATGGAATATATAGAAACCATTTCGATTGATGGAACTTCCATAGAAGGCTTTCCAGCTTCATTTGAAAACCTCACTGGTCTTGTTGATGTAAGTATACTAGGAAAAGGATTTTTTACGTTGCCAAGTACCATATGCGAAATTCCTAATTTGTCAACTATTTGGTATCGGAGTAAACAAACATTATTGCTGAGAGAAAATGGTAAAATGAGTTCCAGTGTGTCTTCAAATGTGACAGATGTTAACCTACAAAATAGCAACATATCAGATGAATGTCTTCCAATACTTCTCAAGTGGTTTGCTAATGTGAAAGAACTAAACCTTTctaaaaacaatttcaaaattcttCCAAAATGCCTCAAAGAATGCCGCTTACTACAAAAACTTGAATTGAATGATTGCAAATCCCTTGAGGAAATTAGAGGGACTCCtccaaatctaaaatatttttccgCATTACAGTGTGAATCATTAAAGCCCTCGACTAAAAGCATGCTACTAAATCAG CAAGTGCACGAGGCCGGAGAAACCGCGTTTCATTTTCCATCGGTAGGAAATGAGATGATTCCAAAGTGGTTTGAGCACCAAAGCAAAGGAGGGATATCTTTTTGGTTTCGTAACAGGATTCCTTCCATTGCAATATTCTTTTCTACTAAGAAGGAATATGAATGCATTTCCAATTATTCAATAAGATTAGATGTGAGACTGTTCGTTAATGACTATGAATGGATTCAACCTCTTCCATATTTACCACCGAGTTCCTCATTTTGGACCGACGGCAAGATACTAGTGAATCATACTAATGTTTTGGAACTGAAACTGCTTAAGAGGATTAATTATGTGAGATTTCACTATCAAATAGAAGAAAAACGGAAACTTATATCTAAATTGAATGAagcatttataaaaaatgaatggaTCCAAATGAAGCTTGAGTTGAGGGTTTCTGGTTATTTAGATGTCTATGAGTGGATATCACTCACAAAATTTGGAATCCACGTTTTGAAGGAGAAAAACAACATGGAGGATATCAAATTCAGCAATCCTAATAGAAAGAGAAAATTAGATGAATATCTCAATACTTCATTATCACTACTCCACCCGCTGTTGAAAAAGCATAAATTTGTGGAAATGGAAGTTTTTGAGAAAGAACTAATTGAACAACCGCAACACAGTTTGGCTTCTTTATTGGGTCGCTTACAGATATGGGTTGTTTCTTTTCTTCCATTGAATATCCTTTCTGTTTGCCTGTTTTGtcttttatatcattttattttggaTGATTATGtatcttgttttatttttctaattttttttactatatcatactatttttcttttacttaG
- the LOC101500791 gene encoding TMV resistance protein N-like isoform X1, whose protein sequence is MNKIRKKKNRKMLKVLHAEDSKSNARKSRQMVFISFRGKDTRHGFTGNLYNALMDKGIHTFIDDNDLERGDEITASLIKAIENSRIFVPVFSMNYASSSFCLDELVHIINCFKEKSRLVLPIFYGVDPTHVRYQTGSYGEELTKHEEWLQDDKERLKQWKLALNQAANLSGFHFSPGQRYEYKFIGEIVEYISKKIHRDPLHVANYPVGLHSRLQQVILLLDKESHEKVHMVGLYGAGGMGKSTLAKAIYNFVADQFDGLCFLDNVRENSTPNNLKHLQEELLLKTIGLDIKLGSVSYGIPIIKERLQRKKILLILDDVDKLEQLQALAGELDWFGHGSRVIITTRDKHLLTNHEIKSTYEVDGLNEKDALELLRWMAFKNNTIHPSYEDILNRVVTYASGLPLALEVVGSNLYRKDIQEWISLLDEYERIPNRDIQEILLVSFNNLSEYQQNVFLDIACCFKGYSLKEVENILSAHYGFCMKYQIGVLIDKSLIKIHEFKYVTLHNLIEMMGKEIVRKESVIEPGEHSRLWFYNDIVHVLSENTGSNRINIIHLDCPSIEVVIDLNGKALEKMKNLKTLIIKRGCFFKGSMHFPLNLRVFKWQTYHSECIPSNLFNKIFTNMKILKFDNCKYLTDIPDVSSLSNLEIFSFKYCENLITIHNSIGFLNKLKFLNAKGCDKIMSFPPLKLTSLKKLRINGCESLQNFPEILDKMEYIETISIDGTSIEGFPASFENLTGLVDVSILGKGFFTLPSTICEIPNLSTIWYRSKQTLLLRENGKMSSSVSSNVTDVNLQNSNISDECLPILLKWFANVKELNLSKNNFKILPKCLKECRLLQKLELNDCKSLEEIRGTPPNLKYFSALQCESLKPSTKSMLLNQQVHEAGETAFHFPSVGNEMIPKWFEHQSKGGISFWFRNRIPSIAIFFSTKKEYECISNYSIRLDVRLFVNDYEWIQPLPYLPPSSSFWTDGKILVNHTNVLELKLLKRINYVRFHYQIEEKRKLISKLNEAFIKNEWIQMKLELRVSGYLDVYEWISLTKFGIHVLKEKNNMEDIKFSNPNRKRKLDEYLNTSLSLLHPLLKKHKFVEMEVFEKELIEQPQHSLASLLGRLQIWVVSFLPLNILSVCLFCLLYHFILDDYVSCFIFLIFFTISYYFSFT, encoded by the exons ATGAACAAAAtccggaagaaaaaaaatcgaaaGATGCTTAAAGTCTTGCATGCCGAGGATAGTAAGAGCAATGCAAGAAAGAGTCGTCAGATG GTGTTCATCAGTTTTAGGGGAAAGGACACTCGCCACGGTTTTACCGGCAATCTTTACAACGCTCTCATGGACAAGGGAATTCACACCTTCATTGATGACAATGATCTTGAGAGAGGAGATGAAATCACAGCATCACTTATCAAGGCTATTGAAAATTCTAGAATTTTCGTTCCAGTGTTTTCTATGAATTATGCTTCTTCTTCATTTTGTTTGGATGAACTTGTTCACATCATTAACTGCTTTAAGGAAAAGAGTCGTTTAGTTTTGCCTATTTTCTATGGCGTGGATCCAACTCACGTGCGATATCAGACTGGTAGTTACGGCGAAGAACTAACTAAGCATGAAGAATGGTTACAAGACGACAAGGAAAGGTTAAAGCAATGGAAGTTGGCTCTTAATCAAGCAGCTAATTTGTCTGGCTTCCATTTTAGTCCTGG GCAAAGATATGAATACAAATTTATTGGGGAGATAGTAGAATACATCTCCAAAAAGATCCATCGCGATCCTTTACATGTTGCCAATTACCCTGTTGGATTACACTCTCGATTACAACAAGTTATATTGCTTCTCGATAAGGAATCTCATGAAAAGGTCCACATGGTTGGACTTTATGGTGCTGGTGGCATGGGCAAATCAACACTTGCTAAagcaatttataattttgttgctGATCAATTTGATGGTTTATGTTTTCTTGATAATGTGAGAGAGAATTCAACTCCAAATAACTTGAAACATCTCCAAGAAGAGCTCCTTTTAAAAACAATTGGATTGGATATAAAGTTGGGAAGTGTTAGTTATGGAATTCCAATCATAAAAGAAAGGCTTCAGAGAAAAAAGATTCTTTTGATTCTTGACGATGTTGACAAACTAGAGCAGTTGCAGGCTTTGGCTGGAGAACTTGATTGGTTCGGCCATGGCAGCCGGGTCATCATTACTACTCGAGACAAACACTTACTAACAAATCATGAGATAAAAAGCACATACGAAGTAGACGGATTAAATGAGAAAGACGCTCTTGAATTGTTGAGATGGatggcttttaaaaataataccatTCATCCAAGTTATGAAGATATTTTAAACCGTGTAGTAACTTATGCTTCTGGCCTTCCATTGGCTTTAGAAGTAGTGGGTTCCAATTTGTATAGAAAAGATATACAAGAATGGATATCTTTACTAGATGAGTATGAAAGGATTCCAAATAGAGATATCCAAGAGATACTTTTAGTAAGCTTTAATAATTTGAGTGAATATCAGCAGAATGTTTTTCTTGACATTGCATGTTGCTTCAAAGGCTATAGCTTGAAAGaggttgaaaatatattatctGCTCATTATGGTTTCTGCATGAAATATCAAATTGGAGTGTTGATTGATAAATCTCTCATTAAGATTCATGAGTTCAAATATGTGACATTACATAACTTGATTGAGATGATGGGAAAAGAAATTGTCCGAAAAGAATCGGTCATAGAGCCTGGAGAACACAGTAGGTTGTGGTTCTACAACGATATTGTTCATGTTTTATCAGAAAATACA GGATCCAATAGGATTAACATCATACATTTGGACTGCCCCTCAATTGAAGTTGTTATAGATTTGAATGGAAAGGCCttagagaagatgaaaaatCTCAAAACACTTATCATTAAGAGGGGTTGTTTTTTCAAAGGCTCAATGCATTTTCCACTTAATTTGAGAGTATTTAAATGGCAAACATATCATTCAGAGTGTATACCATCTAACTTATTTAACAAG atctttacaaatatgaaaattttaaaatttgacaattgTAAATACTTAACAGACATACCGGACGTCTCATCTCtttcaaatttagaaattttttcattcaaatattgtgaaaatttaattacaattcaCAATTCGATTGGATtcttaaataaacttaaattctTGAATGCTAAGGGTTGTGACAAGATCATGAGTTTTCCACCTTTGAAGTTGACTTCTCTTAAAAAACTACGAATTAATGGTTGTGAGAGTCTCCAGAATTTTCCAGAAATATTGGACAAGATGGAATATATAGAAACCATTTCGATTGATGGAACTTCCATAGAAGGCTTTCCAGCTTCATTTGAAAACCTCACTGGTCTTGTTGATGTAAGTATACTAGGAAAAGGATTTTTTACGTTGCCAAGTACCATATGCGAAATTCCTAATTTGTCAACTATTTGGTATCGGAGTAAACAAACATTATTGCTGAGAGAAAATGGTAAAATGAGTTCCAGTGTGTCTTCAAATGTGACAGATGTTAACCTACAAAATAGCAACATATCAGATGAATGTCTTCCAATACTTCTCAAGTGGTTTGCTAATGTGAAAGAACTAAACCTTTctaaaaacaatttcaaaattcttCCAAAATGCCTCAAAGAATGCCGCTTACTACAAAAACTTGAATTGAATGATTGCAAATCCCTTGAGGAAATTAGAGGGACTCCtccaaatctaaaatatttttccgCATTACAGTGTGAATCATTAAAGCCCTCGACTAAAAGCATGCTACTAAATCAG CAAGTGCACGAGGCCGGAGAAACCGCGTTTCATTTTCCATCGGTAGGAAATGAGATGATTCCAAAGTGGTTTGAGCACCAAAGCAAAGGAGGGATATCTTTTTGGTTTCGTAACAGGATTCCTTCCATTGCAATATTCTTTTCTACTAAGAAGGAATATGAATGCATTTCCAATTATTCAATAAGATTAGATGTGAGACTGTTCGTTAATGACTATGAATGGATTCAACCTCTTCCATATTTACCACCGAGTTCCTCATTTTGGACCGACGGCAAGATACTAGTGAATCATACTAATGTTTTGGAACTGAAACTGCTTAAGAGGATTAATTATGTGAGATTTCACTATCAAATAGAAGAAAAACGGAAACTTATATCTAAATTGAATGAagcatttataaaaaatgaatggaTCCAAATGAAGCTTGAGTTGAGGGTTTCTGGTTATTTAGATGTCTATGAGTGGATATCACTCACAAAATTTGGAATCCACGTTTTGAAGGAGAAAAACAACATGGAGGATATCAAATTCAGCAATCCTAATAGAAAGAGAAAATTAGATGAATATCTCAATACTTCATTATCACTACTCCACCCGCTGTTGAAAAAGCATAAATTTGTGGAAATGGAAGTTTTTGAGAAAGAACTAATTGAACAACCGCAACACAGTTTGGCTTCTTTATTGGGTCGCTTACAGATATGGGTTGTTTCTTTTCTTCCATTGAATATCCTTTCTGTTTGCCTGTTTTGtcttttatatcattttattttggaTGATTATGtatcttgttttatttttctaattttttttactatatcatactatttttcttttacttaG